From Janthinobacterium sp. 67, a single genomic window includes:
- a CDS encoding IS6 family transposase yields MLAGVVKVKTALALRLHFKGMRFPIDVILVCIRWYVAYPLSYRHLEEMMEERGVSVDHSSINRWAIRFLPLVEKMARKHKRPVGGSWRMDETYIKVKGVWKYLYRAVDKQGKTVDFLLTAKRDMVSAKRFFDKAMGAHGDPDKVAMDKSGANKAAIDAINASRDVPIVVRQVKYLNNIVEQDHRAIKRVTSPMLNFKSFRAAHCVLAGVELMHMIRKGQFAINGTDAMSFADQFYALAAQVRPV; encoded by the coding sequence ATGCTGGCAGGAGTAGTCAAGGTAAAGACGGCGCTGGCTTTACGCTTACACTTCAAAGGGATGCGCTTTCCGATCGATGTGATCCTGGTCTGCATTCGCTGGTACGTAGCATACCCGCTGAGCTACCGGCACCTGGAAGAAATGATGGAAGAGCGCGGCGTATCGGTCGACCATTCGTCGATCAATCGGTGGGCGATTCGTTTCCTGCCTCTCGTCGAGAAGATGGCCCGGAAACACAAGCGCCCGGTCGGTGGCAGCTGGCGAATGGATGAGACGTATATCAAGGTCAAGGGCGTCTGGAAATACCTGTACCGCGCCGTCGACAAGCAGGGCAAAACCGTCGACTTCCTGCTCACGGCCAAACGCGATATGGTCTCAGCGAAGCGCTTCTTCGACAAGGCGATGGGAGCGCACGGCGATCCGGACAAAGTCGCGATGGACAAGAGCGGGGCCAACAAGGCGGCGATCGATGCGATCAACGCCAGCCGTGACGTGCCGATCGTGGTGCGCCAAGTCAAGTACCTCAACAACATCGTCGAACAGGACCATCGCGCCATCAAGCGGGTAACCAGTCCGATGCTCAACTTCAAATCGTTCCGCGCCGCCCACTGCGTGCTCGCCGGCGTTGAGCTCATGCACATGATCCGCAAGGGCCAGTTCGCAATCAACGGAACCGATGCGATGTCGTTCGCCGACCAATTTTATGCGCTGGCAGCACAGGTCCGTCCAGTTTGA
- a CDS encoding integrase domain-containing protein yields MKSLISQLNAILQLKAGTRVNGKVASERTKTAIGDSLRASFRHLVNLNFRLQNPENLGDKHVKALCEFWYQSGLTPKTIQSNLSYLRIFARWIGKGEMVKNVHHYLPDVPRAKLRVKTAAITSKSWAENGIDVREKIREADALDRRFGAMLRVAVAFGLRRHEVIECHPWKVDRGDRFAAYKTKGGRPRDIYIDTTEQRIVLDQVKSMVKKSEHLGWTTKHDGSVADIKFSLGKWHRMLAKIGITKAMTKVTGHGLRAQFAENAALIASVIPPTLGGGPGQMSKEDLDLRREQASEQLGHSRKSITSAYYGSFGRDVGPDPVDRTKNAIAAAVQAIPKEELSPDIPSSRLKDCSVLTAELMAVKAYVDPRVAHFLWEFHSSRHGTDWLSLGPQNIAALEAASNHFSSRTSHGSLPGMDQKNAGR; encoded by the coding sequence ATGAAATCTTTGATCTCGCAACTCAACGCAATTTTGCAATTGAAAGCGGGCACCCGCGTCAACGGGAAAGTAGCCAGCGAACGAACGAAGACTGCCATAGGCGACTCTTTGCGCGCGAGCTTCCGTCACCTCGTGAATTTGAATTTCCGCCTCCAAAATCCGGAGAATTTGGGTGACAAACACGTCAAGGCGCTTTGCGAGTTTTGGTATCAATCGGGACTTACCCCAAAGACAATTCAATCCAACCTTTCGTACCTGCGAATTTTCGCCCGGTGGATCGGTAAAGGTGAGATGGTCAAAAACGTCCATCATTACCTTCCTGATGTTCCTAGAGCGAAGTTGCGCGTCAAAACCGCTGCCATTACAAGCAAGAGTTGGGCAGAAAATGGTATCGACGTTAGAGAAAAAATTAGAGAGGCCGACGCGCTTGATCGCCGGTTCGGAGCAATGCTTCGCGTTGCAGTCGCTTTTGGCCTTCGTCGCCATGAGGTCATCGAGTGCCACCCTTGGAAAGTTGATCGTGGCGATCGTTTCGCCGCATACAAAACGAAAGGCGGGCGGCCTCGAGATATCTACATAGATACAACGGAGCAGAGGATAGTGCTGGATCAGGTTAAATCGATGGTGAAGAAATCAGAGCATCTCGGATGGACCACAAAGCACGATGGGAGCGTAGCAGATATCAAATTCAGCCTCGGAAAATGGCATCGGATGCTGGCAAAGATTGGGATAACGAAGGCAATGACGAAAGTAACAGGTCACGGCCTGCGCGCTCAGTTTGCAGAGAATGCCGCCTTAATTGCATCGGTTATTCCGCCCACTTTAGGCGGCGGGCCCGGCCAAATGTCGAAAGAGGATCTCGATTTAAGACGTGAACAAGCAAGCGAACAGCTTGGGCACTCCCGGAAGAGCATTACATCTGCCTATTACGGATCATTCGGTCGTGATGTGGGACCTGATCCAGTAGATAGGACTAAAAACGCTATCGCCGCGGCCGTACAAGCTATTCCTAAAGAAGAGCTTTCGCCAGACATTCCAAGCTCGCGATTGAAGGACTGCTCGGTACTGACGGCAGAACTGATGGCTGTAAAGGCATACGTCGATCCGCGAGTGGCGCATTTTTTGTGGGAATTTCACAGCAGTCGACATGGCACAGATTGGTTGTCACTTGGTCCGCAAAACATAGCGGCCCTGGAAGCAGCGTCGAATCACTTTTCGTCTCGCACTTCGCATGGTTCACTCCCCGGCATGGATCAAAAAAATGCTGGTCGGTAG
- a CDS encoding S49 family peptidase: protein MSTLIAKYYQRRRYRPTSFFPLIERAFESDRIIQVVLAIDSPGGAPMEAERIGNAVATFKKKNPKPVVAVISNVGASATYMIALRADKIIAGKYSLVGSIGAIIAPWQLSRPLDRIEISQEIFASGHLKAFLNPFTPLSKDAQIKAQYLVDHVGHTFLLKLEHGRARVLQLGVNYGSGEIWSGVEARELG from the coding sequence TTGTCCACATTGATAGCGAAATATTATCAACGTCGAAGGTATCGGCCGACAAGCTTTTTCCCCTTGATCGAGCGCGCTTTTGAATCAGATCGTATCATCCAGGTAGTATTGGCGATCGACAGTCCTGGCGGTGCGCCGATGGAGGCTGAACGAATCGGTAACGCCGTCGCGACCTTCAAGAAAAAAAATCCTAAGCCGGTAGTTGCGGTGATCAGTAACGTCGGCGCATCGGCAACCTATATGATCGCCCTGCGAGCTGACAAAATCATCGCTGGCAAGTACAGCTTGGTCGGTTCGATTGGAGCGATCATCGCACCATGGCAGTTGTCGCGCCCGCTGGACAGGATTGAAATCTCGCAGGAGATATTCGCGTCCGGTCACCTCAAGGCGTTCCTGAATCCGTTCACGCCACTGAGCAAGGATGCGCAAATCAAGGCTCAGTATCTGGTCGACCATGTTGGCCATACCTTTTTGCTCAAACTTGAACACGGCCGCGCGCGGGTTCTCCAGCTCGGCGTGAATTACGGCAGTGGTGAGATCTGGAGCGGTGTGGAGGCGAGAGAATTGGGCTAA
- a CDS encoding tyrosine-type recombinase/integrase: MMTSRKLWDASPLTCFKAFVKTADFVEITKQAVLKERPPISDKSALVYISMFRTFDRWMSKHHKIFSVLGQDDLLQFLGADDDADKTSSQRLNSKISYRYLRLLERCFDYLQVVPNPAQHAIFQTFQEGKLAKDATTVALQEHQIAAFLDALPSAPISRRPGSANWKRRRDRAMQITMLLGGLRVAEAVGLLLTEVSEQTRFDDGLELDLTPAEKHDTSYAHTTILPATAAAELLTWLAERACLRIPGPYAFPADLQGAMLNKSTVYRQVKATFQRAGIDDVPRTGGRTLRNTFAVHELRNGMTVPELTESLGLALERSTQPYLDITKQVK; encoded by the coding sequence ATGATGACATCACGCAAGCTCTGGGACGCCAGTCCGCTCACCTGTTTCAAGGCATTTGTCAAAACGGCAGATTTTGTGGAGATCACCAAACAAGCCGTGCTCAAGGAGCGACCGCCCATTTCCGACAAATCTGCGCTGGTCTATATTTCGATGTTTCGTACCTTCGATCGTTGGATGAGCAAGCATCACAAGATATTCTCGGTGCTTGGCCAAGACGATTTATTGCAATTTCTAGGTGCGGATGACGATGCTGATAAGACGTCCTCCCAAAGGCTCAACAGCAAAATTTCTTATCGCTATCTGCGCCTGCTGGAACGATGCTTCGACTATTTGCAAGTGGTGCCTAACCCTGCGCAACATGCCATTTTCCAGACATTTCAGGAGGGAAAATTAGCAAAAGATGCTACCACCGTCGCGCTGCAGGAGCATCAAATAGCCGCCTTCCTCGATGCGCTGCCCTCGGCCCCGATTTCCCGCCGACCGGGATCGGCCAACTGGAAGCGACGCCGCGACCGCGCGATGCAGATCACCATGCTGCTCGGCGGACTGCGCGTGGCGGAGGCGGTCGGCCTGCTGCTGACAGAAGTCAGCGAACAGACTCGCTTTGACGACGGCCTCGAACTGGACCTGACGCCGGCAGAGAAGCATGACACCAGTTACGCCCACACCACCATATTGCCAGCTACTGCTGCGGCCGAGCTGCTCACTTGGCTAGCCGAGCGTGCGTGCTTGCGAATCCCAGGTCCATATGCCTTTCCTGCCGATTTGCAAGGCGCCATGCTCAACAAGTCCACGGTATACCGACAAGTGAAGGCCACTTTTCAACGGGCCGGCATCGACGATGTTCCGCGAACCGGCGGCCGGACCTTGCGCAACACCTTTGCAGTGCACGAGCTGCGCAATGGCATGACCGTGCCGGAATTGACCGAATCACTTGGGCTGGCACTCGAGCGCTCTACCCAGCCTTATCTGGATATTACCAAGCAGGTAAAGTGA
- a CDS encoding replication initiation protein, producing MTPEETPGSQMALALLFDQQPEILKKPVQAIHMAITGGIQSKTQRLAFNAMLKHALEEHARNPGLETETYSISREELMRIIGYSSPNRKHLKEALTQMQKLTVQWDFLRKDGDPMWASCVLLPFVAFDRDKVFYSYAAQIKPMLFDSKIYARLDLRIQRTFRLDPAAALYEWVNRFRTNPSKRTNEMTWTDWRWCIYGEVSETSILNEYKIFKRDKLKPAIKEINEKSDLTIELIENRDGSRSVKYLQFIVEEKQIFRAIPDVDDKGEWEKRLEDLGLSARDRKKILATYPTAVINAHWKFTMARVSDKSQPAIKSPSAYLKRALEGNFAPDVVEKAPAGGTQDMEAMRDIQTKFTQTRNAEAEAMLSEMLEVDREAVIAEYNAAQDSKVTQVPQDNEKRTSRYMVPLFAWLAKKHWGEPTPQDLFQFALQTGAISLK from the coding sequence ATGACCCCAGAAGAAACCCCCGGTTCGCAAATGGCGCTCGCGCTGCTATTCGATCAACAACCAGAGATTCTGAAAAAGCCCGTGCAAGCCATTCACATGGCCATTACGGGGGGGATCCAGAGCAAGACGCAGCGCCTGGCTTTCAATGCCATGCTCAAGCATGCGCTAGAGGAGCATGCCAGGAATCCTGGACTGGAAACCGAAACTTACTCGATCTCGCGCGAGGAGCTGATGCGCATTATTGGCTACAGTTCGCCCAACCGGAAGCATTTGAAAGAAGCCCTCACCCAGATGCAGAAGCTGACGGTGCAGTGGGATTTCTTGCGCAAGGACGGCGATCCGATGTGGGCCTCGTGCGTCCTGCTGCCATTTGTCGCATTCGATCGTGACAAGGTGTTTTACTCCTATGCGGCGCAGATCAAGCCGATGTTATTCGACTCCAAAATTTATGCTCGCCTCGACCTGCGCATCCAGCGCACATTCCGTCTGGATCCAGCTGCCGCGCTGTACGAATGGGTCAACCGCTTCCGCACCAATCCGTCCAAGCGTACCAATGAAATGACCTGGACGGACTGGCGCTGGTGCATTTACGGCGAGGTGAGCGAAACCTCCATCCTTAACGAATACAAGATTTTCAAGCGGGACAAGCTCAAGCCGGCCATCAAGGAGATCAATGAAAAGTCCGATCTAACCATCGAGCTGATTGAAAACCGCGATGGCAGTCGCAGCGTGAAGTATCTCCAGTTTATCGTGGAAGAAAAGCAGATATTTCGCGCCATTCCCGATGTGGACGACAAAGGGGAGTGGGAAAAGCGTCTCGAGGACCTGGGCTTGTCGGCACGCGACCGCAAGAAAATCCTGGCCACCTATCCGACTGCGGTCATCAATGCGCACTGGAAATTCACGATGGCACGCGTGAGCGATAAAAGCCAGCCTGCCATCAAGAGTCCGAGCGCGTACCTGAAACGCGCACTGGAGGGCAATTTTGCGCCGGATGTGGTTGAAAAAGCGCCTGCAGGGGGAACGCAAGATATGGAGGCCATGCGTGACATCCAGACGAAATTTACACAAACGCGCAATGCTGAAGCCGAAGCGATGCTCAGCGAGATGCTCGAGGTGGATCGGGAAGCGGTGATCGCGGAGTATAACGCTGCCCAGGACAGCAAAGTGACGCAGGTCCCGCAGGACAATGAGAAGCGCACCTCGCGCTATATGGTGCCGCTGTTTGCCTGGCTGGCAAAAAAACATTGGGGGGAGCCAACGCCTCAAGACCTGTTCCAGTTCGCGCTGCAAACCGGTGCGATTTCGCTCAAATAG
- a CDS encoding ParA family protein — translation MTRKPFKVQAVATLLGISVDAVRRDSDDAGLQIERQPGEGPKTRLFSIENIYDLAAYRAKKYGVTAKAKRIVTVYAPKGGVGKTTQTSNLAAIFALMGLKVLVADLDFQANLTISYGYDPELTHEEAIESGLPLSTCVDYHLGHLLPQWQTNGQPPELKDVLKKPFGENGPHLIPSEVTLDRLEALFTVDAIMSKKPELAIARFLAENRSGKNKQIDLSQYDVIMFDAPPAKNQTTRGALLASDYVIAPVSMEKYSTKSVSYLAGVLSEMQQEHNRYPELTILGNFFDMTRVRVAAQVIALTKQYPDAWLDKQISSSEEFKKVLSDDEGMPLALARPSSTAARELREVAKALIEKMGIL, via the coding sequence TTGACCCGTAAGCCTTTCAAAGTACAAGCCGTTGCGACCCTGTTGGGTATCAGCGTCGATGCCGTGCGTCGCGACTCCGATGATGCTGGTCTGCAGATTGAACGCCAGCCGGGAGAAGGACCCAAGACGCGGCTGTTCAGTATCGAAAACATTTACGATCTGGCCGCCTATCGCGCAAAGAAATATGGCGTGACAGCGAAGGCTAAACGCATCGTGACCGTCTATGCGCCAAAGGGTGGTGTTGGAAAGACAACGCAAACGTCTAATCTGGCCGCCATATTTGCGTTGATGGGACTCAAGGTTTTGGTTGCTGACCTCGACTTCCAGGCCAATCTGACTATTTCCTATGGATATGATCCCGAGCTGACCCATGAAGAAGCGATAGAGTCGGGGTTGCCTCTGTCGACCTGCGTTGATTATCACCTGGGCCATTTGCTACCGCAGTGGCAGACCAACGGTCAGCCACCAGAGCTCAAGGACGTGCTGAAGAAACCTTTTGGCGAAAATGGTCCGCACCTGATTCCGTCCGAAGTGACGCTGGACCGGCTCGAGGCCTTGTTTACGGTTGATGCCATCATGAGCAAGAAGCCGGAACTGGCGATCGCGCGCTTCCTGGCAGAAAACCGCTCCGGCAAGAATAAGCAGATCGATTTGTCGCAGTATGATGTAATCATGTTCGACGCCCCTCCCGCCAAGAACCAGACCACACGCGGAGCCCTGTTGGCAAGTGACTATGTGATCGCACCGGTGTCGATGGAAAAGTACAGCACCAAATCAGTGTCATACCTTGCAGGCGTCCTGAGTGAAATGCAGCAGGAACATAACCGCTATCCTGAATTGACGATATTGGGTAACTTTTTTGACATGACGCGCGTGCGTGTCGCTGCACAGGTCATAGCGTTGACGAAGCAATATCCGGATGCCTGGCTCGACAAGCAAATCAGTTCCAGCGAAGAGTTTAAAAAGGTACTAAGCGATGATGAAGGCATGCCGCTGGCGTTGGCCAGACCAAGCAGCACAGCAGCGCGTGAGTTGCGCGAAGTGGCGAAAGCATTGATTGAGAAGATGGGAATACTGTGA
- a CDS encoding ParB/RepB/Spo0J family partition protein: MKNKQTESQFAATLAARLGASAPAVATPAMHMNAVPHGPSKSLEDMLKDSDTPAAATNNGSPIPPAQTTTSDMAGEAEHSMIVKIAVQDLVDSPWQPRRRYDETAIQALGETLKARGQDEPIRVRKLASGKYQLIAGHRRTRAARLIGWAELDANVMALDDREAHQATLLSNETNEGLSDFERALSYRELMSEGFAETQKDVARLTGCSQGRVSQCLGMLKLPPVVLDLLEKYPALLSYRHAKVAQEMLDKYPDALSKITTTLDTLIDKPDLEPNELKVLISKALESKRPRKAAVEPRTIGDKNGRSAFKVRVHAQQIVINIEEGVDVEMAGKRTLAALRQFAESLELPAEKKA, from the coding sequence GTGAAAAACAAACAAACCGAATCGCAGTTTGCCGCCACCCTGGCCGCTCGCCTGGGCGCTTCGGCGCCTGCTGTGGCAACACCAGCCATGCACATGAACGCGGTACCGCACGGACCGTCAAAGTCTCTGGAGGACATGCTCAAGGACTCGGATACGCCTGCTGCGGCGACAAATAATGGATCACCTATCCCGCCTGCGCAAACGACGACATCGGATATGGCTGGCGAGGCTGAACACAGCATGATCGTTAAAATCGCAGTGCAGGATCTGGTTGATTCGCCTTGGCAGCCACGTCGCCGCTATGACGAGACAGCGATTCAAGCATTAGGAGAAACACTGAAGGCACGCGGCCAGGATGAACCGATCCGCGTGCGAAAATTAGCCAGTGGCAAGTACCAGCTGATCGCTGGCCACCGACGTACGCGTGCCGCACGACTAATCGGCTGGGCAGAACTTGATGCCAACGTCATGGCGCTGGATGATCGTGAAGCTCACCAGGCAACGTTGTTGAGTAACGAGACCAATGAAGGATTAAGCGATTTCGAACGCGCTCTTTCTTATCGTGAACTGATGTCGGAAGGATTTGCGGAGACGCAGAAGGACGTTGCGCGTCTGACTGGGTGTTCGCAGGGACGTGTCTCCCAGTGCTTGGGCATGTTGAAACTGCCACCGGTCGTCCTTGATCTGCTGGAAAAGTACCCTGCACTACTGAGCTACCGTCACGCCAAAGTGGCTCAGGAGATGCTCGACAAATACCCTGATGCTTTATCCAAGATCACGACCACGCTGGACACGTTGATTGACAAACCGGATCTGGAACCGAACGAACTGAAAGTGTTAATCAGTAAGGCGCTCGAATCCAAACGTCCGCGGAAGGCAGCAGTCGAGCCCCGTACCATCGGTGACAAAAATGGTCGCTCAGCCTTTAAAGTGCGTGTTCACGCACAACAAATCGTGATCAATATCGAAGAAGGCGTCGATGTCGAAATGGCCGGCAAGCGCACGTTAGCAGCGCTACGGCAGTTTGCGGAGTCGCTGGAACTGCCCGCAGAAAAAAAAGCTTAA
- a CDS encoding helix-turn-helix domain-containing protein, producing MGLLGIIQLWHLRDKISIREIARRLDISRNTVRRYLRSETTEPSYSERRSVSGLDKYSVQLSRWLKAETTKPRKQRRNLKQIH from the coding sequence ATGGGTCTACTCGGCATCATTCAACTCTGGCACCTTCGTGACAAGATCTCAATACGAGAAATCGCTAGGCGATTGGATATTTCGCGCAATACCGTCCGACGCTACCTGCGATCGGAAACCACTGAGCCCTCCTACTCGGAGCGGCGGTCAGTTAGCGGATTAGACAAATACTCAGTACAGCTATCTAGGTGGCTCAAGGCCGAGACGACTAAACCGCGTAAGCAGCGGCGCAATTTGAAGCAGATCCATTAG
- a CDS encoding plasmid fertility inhibition factor family protein gives MTALRTFAGVHAIHHYQGALFTVHTDSDMVYMSEEDPGSDGEAWAVVEVDAERFLQLWRQPGSSHPEVAHQSPETWPLDRKFHWPDKHFTEGRVNPVPLATVSCELRRLETPVWRRRLLWQVLERVDVTEHPVLSFTDGVTRTIWLLTHGVQAMPVKCPMADAVRLQALAGVDGGQPVAVGILFKQKMD, from the coding sequence ATGACGGCGCTGCGCACCTTCGCCGGTGTTCACGCTATTCACCACTACCAGGGCGCACTGTTCACCGTGCACACCGACAGCGACATGGTCTATATGTCCGAGGAGGATCCTGGATCTGACGGCGAAGCATGGGCGGTCGTAGAGGTCGACGCCGAGCGGTTCCTGCAGCTATGGCGCCAGCCGGGAAGCAGCCATCCAGAGGTGGCGCACCAAAGCCCCGAGACCTGGCCGCTGGACCGCAAGTTCCATTGGCCGGACAAGCATTTTACGGAGGGCCGTGTCAACCCGGTGCCGCTGGCCACCGTCAGCTGTGAGCTTCGACGCTTGGAAACGCCGGTGTGGCGTCGCCGGTTGCTGTGGCAAGTGCTAGAGCGCGTCGACGTGACCGAGCACCCGGTCCTCTCGTTCACCGACGGGGTCACCCGCACCATCTGGCTGCTGACTCACGGCGTGCAGGCCATGCCGGTCAAATGCCCGATGGCCGACGCGGTACGGTTGCAGGCGCTGGCCGGCGTGGACGGCGGCCAGCCGGTCGCCGTCGGTATATTGTTCAAGCAAAAAATGGATTGA